The proteins below are encoded in one region of Deinococcus metalli:
- a CDS encoding MFS transporter has product MPRPPATPLTPDERWTLAVTVLGSSMAFLDGTVVNVALSAVQRDLNATAGGATWVVNAYALMLAALILAGGALGDALGRRRVYGWGVALFALASLACGLAPSVGALIAARAVQGVGAALLVPGSLAMIGAVFDDARRGRGVGLWSAASSVMTLLGPVAGGALVDVGSWRWVFFINLPLAAAVLWLLPRVPETRAPGARPDWVGAAAVTLGLGGLAGALTRAGEAGWDALTLGGLGLALAAFGVFGWWEARTRAPMLPPALWRNRTFVGTNLLTLLLYGALGAVGLYLPLYLIGARGFSATAAGAALLPLSLLLATLSGTFGALADRHGPRLFLSAGPALAGAGFALLGALPGGYWTAVFPGAVVLGLGMALTVAPLSSTVMGSLGREQSGVASGVNNAVARAAGLIAVAALGLLLVGTYRAALDTRLRSAVGQASWRAGVVAQAPRLTDVRLPPGAPQAAQDAVRAAFADAFRTVALSAGLLGVLGGVAGGLILRRPPEDAGR; this is encoded by the coding sequence ATGCCCCGACCGCCGGCCACGCCGCTGACCCCCGACGAACGCTGGACCCTGGCCGTGACGGTGCTGGGGTCCAGCATGGCGTTCCTGGACGGCACGGTCGTGAACGTGGCGCTGAGCGCGGTGCAGCGCGACCTGAACGCCACGGCGGGCGGCGCGACGTGGGTGGTGAACGCCTACGCGCTGATGCTGGCGGCGCTGATCCTGGCGGGCGGCGCGCTGGGTGACGCGCTGGGACGGCGCCGGGTCTACGGCTGGGGCGTGGCGCTGTTCGCGCTGGCGTCGCTGGCGTGCGGGCTCGCGCCGTCCGTGGGGGCGCTGATCGCGGCGCGCGCGGTGCAGGGGGTGGGGGCGGCGCTGCTGGTGCCCGGCAGCCTGGCCATGATCGGCGCGGTGTTCGACGACGCGCGCCGGGGCCGGGGCGTGGGGCTGTGGAGCGCGGCGAGTTCGGTCATGACGCTGCTGGGGCCGGTCGCGGGCGGAGCGCTGGTCGACGTGGGGTCGTGGCGCTGGGTGTTTTTCATCAACCTGCCGCTGGCGGCGGCGGTGCTGTGGCTGCTGCCGCGCGTGCCGGAGACGCGGGCACCGGGCGCGCGGCCCGACTGGGTGGGAGCCGCCGCGGTGACGCTGGGCCTGGGCGGGCTGGCGGGCGCCTTGACGCGGGCCGGCGAGGCCGGCTGGGACGCCCTCACGCTGGGCGGGCTGGGGCTGGCGCTCGCGGCCTTCGGGGTCTTCGGGTGGTGGGAGGCCCGCACGCGCGCGCCCATGCTGCCGCCCGCGCTGTGGCGCAACCGGACCTTCGTGGGAACCAACCTGCTCACGCTGCTGCTGTACGGCGCGCTGGGCGCGGTGGGGCTGTACCTGCCGCTGTACCTCATCGGCGCGCGGGGGTTCAGCGCCACGGCGGCGGGCGCGGCGCTGCTGCCGCTCTCGCTGCTGCTGGCGACGCTGTCCGGCACGTTCGGCGCGCTGGCCGACCGCCACGGCCCCCGGCTGTTCCTGAGTGCCGGCCCCGCCCTGGCCGGCGCAGGCTTCGCGTTGCTGGGCGCGCTGCCCGGCGGCTACTGGACGGCCGTGTTTCCCGGCGCGGTGGTGCTGGGCCTGGGCATGGCGCTGACGGTCGCGCCCCTGTCGAGCACCGTGATGGGCAGCCTGGGCCGCGAGCAGAGCGGAGTGGCCAGCGGCGTGAACAACGCGGTCGCGCGGGCGGCGGGCCTGATCGCGGTGGCGGCCCTGGGGCTGCTGCTGGTCGGCACTTACCGCGCGGCGCTGGACACCCGGCTGCGCTCGGCGGTGGGCCAGGCGTCCTGGCGGGCCGGGGTGGTCGCCCAGGCCCCGCGCCTGACGGACGTGCGGCTTCCGCCCGGCGCCCCGCAGGCTGCCCAGGACGCCGTCCGGGCGGCCTTCGCCGACGCCTTCCGCACGGTGGCGCTGAGCGCCGGGCTGCTGGGGGTGCTGGGCGGCGTGGCCGGCGGGCTGATCCTGCGCCGCCCACCGGAGGACGCGGGGCGCTAG
- a CDS encoding carboxypeptidase-like regulatory domain-containing protein — MHRSLPLLTLLLAGTALAAGPKSALVDATFIDGAQVVTGSPDLGQFPSSVAAVAKAAGGTCAKSEYVAWETVGGLEASFKKVLGSLGYTYAALNTSDQPGQHVVSFRATGAGGALAGIWADVDGTTLLGWCSVKPGQAAAPAKAPAALTPTAPTKAPAPAPAAKPAAPAPAAKPAAPAPIAKAPAARRGYVSGIVLDTQGRPLAGVEVYIYGTTFAQGQRTDFHVQTGADGTYTVRVPDGRYRADATLTKDYAGATFELKLHPESGSDKTEVDSTGGGTLNFRWRLTGSKPGGGKDWSDFYGASIDLSYCGLPASAYCDRRYTDLGAAAPGGSTVTLTFTPQGKLVDGTAGQPVVMTFKASPLRTDYPSAKGGGRLVLGQTWQYQSENINDLPLGVYTMTASATTPDGRKLPLKVGLEQGDVDHGSVTLKWSAYDITRGLKQLRVYIRD; from the coding sequence ATGCACCGCAGCCTTCCCCTGCTGACCCTGCTGCTCGCCGGCACCGCTCTGGCCGCCGGCCCGAAGTCTGCGCTGGTGGACGCCACCTTCATCGACGGCGCGCAGGTCGTGACCGGATCGCCGGACCTGGGCCAGTTCCCGAGCAGCGTCGCCGCGGTCGCCAAGGCGGCCGGCGGCACCTGCGCCAAGAGCGAATACGTCGCGTGGGAGACCGTGGGCGGCCTGGAAGCCAGCTTCAAGAAGGTACTGGGCAGCCTGGGGTACACCTACGCCGCGCTGAACACCAGCGACCAGCCGGGCCAGCACGTGGTGTCGTTCAGGGCCACCGGGGCCGGCGGCGCGCTGGCCGGCATCTGGGCCGACGTGGACGGCACCACGCTGCTGGGCTGGTGCAGCGTGAAGCCGGGTCAGGCCGCGGCGCCCGCCAAGGCCCCCGCCGCCCTGACGCCCACCGCGCCCACCAAGGCCCCCGCACCTGCGCCCGCCGCGAAACCGGCCGCGCCCGCGCCGGCGGCCAAACCCGCGGCGCCCGCGCCCATCGCCAAGGCCCCGGCTGCCCGGCGCGGGTATGTCAGCGGCATCGTGCTGGACACGCAGGGCCGCCCGCTGGCCGGCGTCGAGGTGTACATCTACGGCACCACCTTCGCGCAGGGTCAGCGCACGGACTTCCACGTGCAGACGGGGGCCGACGGCACCTACACCGTGCGCGTCCCGGACGGCCGCTACCGCGCCGACGCCACCCTGACTAAGGACTACGCCGGCGCGACATTCGAGCTGAAGCTGCACCCGGAGAGCGGCTCGGACAAGACCGAGGTGGACTCCACGGGGGGCGGCACCCTGAACTTCCGCTGGCGCCTGACCGGCAGCAAGCCCGGCGGCGGCAAGGACTGGAGCGATTTCTACGGCGCGAGCATCGACCTGAGTTACTGCGGTCTGCCGGCCAGCGCGTACTGCGACCGCCGCTACACCGACCTGGGCGCGGCGGCGCCCGGCGGGAGCACCGTCACGCTGACCTTCACGCCGCAGGGCAAGCTGGTGGACGGCACGGCGGGCCAGCCGGTCGTCATGACCTTCAAGGCCTCGCCGCTGCGCACCGACTACCCCAGCGCCAAGGGCGGCGGGCGGCTGGTGCTCGGCCAGACGTGGCAGTACCAGAGCGAGAACATCAACGACCTGCCGCTGGGCGTATACACCATGACCGCGAGCGCGACCACCCCGGACGGCCGCAAGCTGCCGCTGAAAGTGGGCCTGGAGCAGGGCGACGTCGATCACGGCAGCGTGACCCTGAAGTGGTCGGCCTACGACATCACCAGGGGCCTCAAGCAGCTGCGCGTGTACATCCGGGACTGA
- a CDS encoding zinc ribbon domain-containing protein codes for MSDGPRQWSRRFALRHDADYALCPRCWRAVPARLGEHYCVNDGARLLSACPACRRPIASPYARYCAGCGQAYGEGPPAPDAAPPPGTAP; via the coding sequence GTGAGTGACGGTCCCCGACAGTGGTCGCGGAGGTTTGCCCTGCGCCACGACGCTGACTACGCCCTGTGTCCCCGCTGCTGGCGGGCCGTTCCCGCCCGGCTGGGCGAGCACTACTGCGTGAACGACGGCGCGCGGCTGCTCAGCGCATGCCCGGCGTGTCGGCGGCCCATCGCCTCGCCGTACGCGCGCTACTGCGCGGGCTGCGGCCAGGCCTACGGCGAGGGCCCCCCGGCGCCGGACGCGGCCCCGCCGCCGGGCACAGCGCCGTGA
- a CDS encoding PadR family transcriptional regulator has protein sequence MDPNLLKGHLDLILLAIVDGDPKYGLEISKEAQLRTDGYFDLKVGSLYPALHRLEQAGWLSGEFRPAPRGGAPVKYYQLTDAGRGALRDKQEQFSVFSRQIGRLTAGR, from the coding sequence ATGGACCCGAACCTGCTCAAGGGTCATCTCGACCTGATCCTGCTCGCCATCGTCGACGGCGACCCCAAATACGGCCTGGAGATCAGCAAGGAGGCCCAGCTCCGCACCGACGGCTACTTCGACCTGAAAGTCGGGAGCCTGTACCCCGCCCTGCACCGCCTGGAACAGGCCGGCTGGCTCAGCGGCGAGTTCCGTCCGGCTCCGCGCGGCGGCGCGCCCGTCAAGTACTACCAGCTCACCGACGCGGGGCGCGGCGCCCTGCGCGACAAGCAGGAGCAGTTCAGCGTGTTCTCGCGCCAGATCGGCCGCCTCACCGCCGGCCGCTGA
- a CDS encoding cytochrome P450: MRGLDALPEPPTRPGNGHLQDWALSPLALIEAGALAARRSGGDVFRLRLGLPAVVGASPAWNRRLLTDPGTFVSAGSFSRVVPYLAGGVILTDAPGHAPRRQLMNPGFGRAHLAALEARTRAALPAVPDGEFDALAWADHAVLRLLNAAYFGGEFDPGLLHAFLAPLRRPFPVPAWPRPLLFLRVDAELRRLGHARLTAGGDDLLAVLAPLPGGLVEARVSLAAAHDTTTHALAYALWHVAREPQWHVPEHHPAVLREVLRLYPPGWMGSRRLARDVTWNGVRVPRGALALYSPYLSGRDPALWDAPLDFRPQRWADRPPPWAYLPFGGGERVCLGMHLAQMLIHGVLGALPPLRAVRGDPAPLPGLTLGPRGPLVVRRA, encoded by the coding sequence CTGAGGGGCCTGGACGCCCTGCCGGAGCCGCCCACCCGTCCGGGCAACGGGCACCTGCAGGACTGGGCGCTGTCGCCCCTGGCGCTGATCGAGGCAGGTGCGCTCGCGGCGCGGCGATCCGGCGGGGACGTATTCCGGCTGCGGCTGGGCCTGCCGGCCGTCGTGGGCGCCTCGCCGGCATGGAACCGGCGGCTGCTGACTGACCCGGGCACCTTCGTGAGCGCCGGGAGCTTCTCGCGGGTGGTGCCGTACCTGGCGGGCGGCGTGATCCTGACGGACGCGCCGGGGCACGCGCCGCGGCGACAGCTGATGAACCCGGGCTTCGGACGGGCACACCTGGCGGCCCTGGAGGCGCGCACGCGGGCCGCGCTGCCGGCGGTCCCGGACGGCGAGTTCGACGCGCTGGCGTGGGCGGACCACGCGGTGCTGCGGCTGCTGAACGCGGCGTACTTCGGCGGCGAGTTCGATCCGGGGCTGCTGCACGCGTTCCTGGCGCCGCTGCGCCGCCCGTTCCCGGTGCCCGCGTGGCCGCGGCCGCTGCTGTTCCTGCGCGTCGACGCCGAGCTGCGCCGCCTGGGCCACGCGCGCCTGACGGCGGGCGGGGACGACCTGCTGGCGGTCCTGGCCCCGCTGCCGGGCGGACTGGTCGAAGCGCGCGTGAGCCTCGCCGCGGCGCACGACACGACCACGCACGCGCTCGCGTACGCCCTGTGGCACGTGGCGCGTGAGCCGCAGTGGCACGTGCCGGAGCACCACCCGGCGGTGCTGCGGGAGGTGCTGCGCCTGTACCCGCCGGGGTGGATGGGCAGCCGCCGCCTGGCGCGGGACGTCACGTGGAACGGCGTGCGCGTGCCGCGCGGAGCGCTCGCGCTGTACTCGCCGTACCTGTCGGGCCGCGACCCGGCGCTGTGGGACGCCCCGCTGGACTTCCGGCCCCAGCGCTGGGCGGACAGGCCGCCACCGTGGGCGTACCTGCCCTTCGGCGGGGGCGAGCGCGTGTGTCTGGGCATGCACCTCGCGCAGATGCTCATTCACGGCGTGCTGGGCGCGCTGCCGCCGCTGCGGGCCGTGCGGGGCGATCCGGCGCCGCTGCCGGGCCTCACGCTGGGGCCCCGCGGCCCGCTGGTCGTGCGGCGGGCGTGA
- a CDS encoding phytoene desaturase family protein: protein MGHVAVIGAGFAGLAAALRLARAGVRVTVLDHLDGPGGKAALGFPDFSSGPTVVTMPQVFRALHARLGWAPPTLEGARPTTTYHAVDGRTFAPEALHVAGSIEPTVAQLSKAEGRRYTQLLDASRRMYVGAARTFLFAPPPSRVGLAAYALRHGRGAAPLTPLRRYVRSSRFLTPFWLRFATYLGADPYRAPAVLHNIAWVELGYGVWHLHGGLLDLARRLHAEAELLGVRFEFGTDVESLSTHGGRVLGAHTARGSFAADAWVSAADRALTLGWLGLEEKATPRGVSGFALQLHLRGDHGRAHHIYWPQDYAREWRDLRTGRLPRDPTLYLHLDGERAFLLVNAPPDPGVTDEPEVYGAFLLRRLQERHPLEVTDWVALSPADYARTARSGALYGRAPHGLGGSLRPGWTFSQVRNLVQVGGTVHPGGGVPLSVLSGWNGAGQLLGLPFDDLGGLDVPDAGEVWPF, encoded by the coding sequence GTGGGGCATGTGGCCGTGATCGGCGCGGGGTTCGCGGGCCTCGCGGCGGCGCTGCGGCTGGCCCGCGCCGGCGTGCGCGTCACGGTGCTCGACCACCTGGACGGTCCCGGCGGCAAGGCGGCGCTGGGCTTCCCGGACTTCTCCAGCGGGCCGACCGTGGTGACCATGCCGCAGGTGTTCCGCGCGCTGCATGCCCGGCTGGGATGGGCGCCGCCCACGCTGGAGGGAGCGCGGCCCACGACCACGTACCACGCCGTGGACGGCCGCACCTTCGCGCCCGAGGCGCTACACGTGGCGGGCAGCATCGAGCCCACCGTCGCCCAACTCTCGAAGGCGGAGGGCCGCCGCTACACGCAGCTGCTGGACGCCTCGCGGCGCATGTACGTGGGGGCGGCGCGCACCTTCCTGTTCGCGCCGCCCCCGTCGCGCGTGGGGCTGGCGGCGTACGCGCTGCGCCACGGACGCGGGGCCGCGCCCCTGACGCCGCTGCGCCGCTACGTGCGGTCCAGCCGCTTCCTGACGCCGTTCTGGCTGCGCTTCGCCACGTACCTGGGCGCCGATCCGTACCGCGCGCCCGCCGTGCTGCACAACATCGCGTGGGTGGAACTCGGGTACGGAGTGTGGCACCTGCACGGCGGCCTGCTGGACCTCGCCCGGCGCCTGCACGCCGAGGCCGAGCTGCTGGGCGTGCGCTTCGAGTTCGGCACAGACGTGGAGTCGCTCAGCACGCACGGCGGCCGGGTGCTGGGCGCGCACACCGCGCGCGGCTCCTTCGCCGCCGACGCGTGGGTGAGCGCCGCAGACCGCGCGCTCACGCTCGGCTGGCTGGGTCTGGAGGAGAAAGCCACGCCGCGCGGCGTGAGCGGGTTCGCGCTGCAACTGCACCTGCGCGGCGACCACGGGCGCGCCCACCACATCTACTGGCCGCAGGACTATGCCCGCGAGTGGCGCGACCTGCGCACCGGCCGGCTGCCGCGCGACCCGACGCTGTACCTGCACCTGGACGGCGAGCGGGCCTTCCTGCTCGTGAACGCCCCGCCGGACCCCGGCGTCACGGACGAGCCGGAGGTGTACGGCGCCTTCCTGCTGCGCCGGCTGCAGGAGCGCCACCCGCTGGAGGTCACGGACTGGGTGGCGCTGTCGCCGGCCGACTACGCCCGCACCGCGCGGAGCGGCGCGCTGTACGGCCGGGCGCCGCACGGCCTGGGCGGTAGCCTGCGCCCCGGCTGGACGTTTTCGCAGGTGCGCAACCTCGTGCAGGTGGGCGGCACCGTGCATCCGGGCGGCGGCGTACCCCTGAGCGTGCTGTCGGGCTGGAACGGCGCGGGCCAGTTGCTGGGCCTGCCCTTCGACGATCTGGGCGGGCTGGACGTGCCGGACGCGGGCGAGGTGTGGCCGTTCTGA
- a CDS encoding glycosyltransferase, with the protein MARPPSLPGRVYRALAFGWLATKAAVLLLNAAAFPRLRQTPPAAARPRVSLLVPARNEAHTLPHTLPGLLAQGADEVLVLDDCSDDGTAGVAASVGARVVPGAPRPDGWYGKPWACQQLLHAASGDVLVFVDADVTWQPGALDAVLNELEHSGADLLSVQPRQAPRTPGERLLTPLVDSAVLSYFPYPLIRLPQPAASMANGQVMALRRAALEGMGGFVAVRREVLDDTAFARHVKARGGRLAVALGGALISVRMYRSYPQSVLGFAKNALPLHVGSRPLLVLSAAAHLAVYTLPWLARVPGWRALRVAGMLERVAVNVISGRTRRADLLEGLLGPLTPLLALPVYVLALRRTVVWKGRRYRQA; encoded by the coding sequence GTGGCACGTCCTCCTTCCCTTCCCGGCCGCGTGTACCGCGCGCTGGCCTTCGGGTGGCTGGCGACCAAGGCGGCGGTGCTGCTGCTGAACGCGGCGGCCTTCCCCCGGCTACGCCAGACTCCGCCGGCGGCCGCCCGGCCGCGGGTGTCGCTGCTCGTTCCGGCGCGCAACGAGGCCCATACCCTGCCGCACACGCTGCCGGGCCTGCTCGCTCAGGGCGCGGACGAGGTGCTGGTGCTCGACGACTGCTCCGACGACGGCACGGCCGGGGTGGCCGCGTCCGTGGGCGCGCGGGTGGTGCCGGGCGCGCCCCGCCCCGACGGCTGGTATGGCAAGCCGTGGGCATGCCAGCAGCTGCTGCACGCGGCGTCCGGCGACGTGCTGGTCTTCGTGGACGCGGACGTGACGTGGCAGCCCGGCGCGCTGGACGCCGTGCTGAACGAGCTGGAACACAGCGGCGCCGACCTGCTCAGCGTGCAGCCGCGCCAGGCGCCCCGCACGCCCGGCGAGCGGCTGCTGACGCCGCTGGTGGACAGCGCGGTGCTGTCGTACTTCCCGTACCCGCTGATCCGGCTGCCGCAACCGGCGGCGAGCATGGCGAACGGGCAGGTGATGGCCCTGCGCCGCGCGGCCCTGGAGGGCATGGGCGGCTTCGTGGCGGTGCGGCGCGAGGTGCTGGACGACACGGCCTTCGCGCGGCACGTCAAGGCGCGCGGCGGGCGACTGGCGGTCGCGCTGGGCGGCGCGCTGATCTCCGTGCGGATGTACCGGTCGTACCCGCAGTCGGTGCTGGGTTTCGCCAAGAACGCCCTGCCGCTGCACGTGGGCTCGCGGCCGCTGCTGGTGCTGAGCGCGGCGGCCCATCTGGCGGTGTACACGCTGCCGTGGCTCGCGCGTGTGCCAGGCTGGCGCGCCCTGCGCGTGGCCGGGATGCTGGAGCGGGTGGCCGTGAACGTCATCAGCGGCCGGACACGCCGCGCCGACCTGCTCGAGGGCCTGCTGGGACCGCTCACGCCGCTGCTGGCGCTGCCGGTGTACGTTCTGGCGCTGCGCCGCACCGTCGTGTGGAAGGGTCGGCGCTACCGTCAGGCGTGA
- a CDS encoding lysophospholipid acyltransferase family protein — MTRERHPWATALLRASIRRSVRGGLEGVWLRGPLPAAGAVLAPNHHSWWDGYVLRELAWWAGADFRVLMTGRQLSRFPFLRRMGALDAREVRDAVRAARAGAWVVVFPEGGVQPAGPLRAAQPGAAWIAQHAGSALVPVALRVVMRGGQCPDAYVRMGMPTDAAGLAPSIDREVAALDAELRAGDPEEPLAGYLRVAAGRASVHERVDWPARLLTRITGDR, encoded by the coding sequence GTGACGCGTGAGCGCCACCCCTGGGCGACGGCGCTGCTGCGCGCCAGCATCCGCCGCAGCGTGCGCGGCGGCCTGGAGGGCGTGTGGCTGCGCGGCCCGCTGCCGGCGGCCGGAGCGGTGCTCGCGCCGAACCACCATTCGTGGTGGGACGGGTACGTGCTGCGCGAACTCGCGTGGTGGGCGGGCGCGGACTTCCGGGTGCTGATGACCGGGCGGCAGCTTTCGCGCTTTCCCTTCCTGCGCCGCATGGGTGCCCTGGACGCCCGCGAGGTGCGGGACGCCGTGCGGGCGGCGCGCGCGGGCGCGTGGGTGGTCGTCTTCCCCGAGGGCGGCGTTCAGCCCGCCGGGCCGCTGCGGGCCGCGCAGCCGGGCGCGGCGTGGATCGCGCAGCACGCCGGGTCGGCGCTGGTGCCGGTGGCCCTGCGCGTGGTGATGCGCGGCGGGCAGTGTCCGGACGCGTACGTGCGGATGGGCATGCCCACGGACGCCGCCGGGCTGGCACCGTCCATCGACCGCGAAGTGGCCGCCCTGGACGCCGAGCTGCGGGCGGGCGATCCGGAGGAGCCGCTCGCCGGGTACCTGCGGGTCGCGGCCGGACGCGCGAGCGTGCACGAGCGGGTGGACTGGCCCGCGCGGCTGCTGACCCGGATCACCGGCGACCGCTGA
- a CDS encoding carotenoid biosynthesis protein → MTVSSTVLRAGLAILALGVAFVGALLVIAGHAPGWALIALGLPLSALAALAGDALGRNFGYTLAQRGRALAGQTAPWMWFVALYAALKIPVPLWPALFPVLGLASTGALFVAALLFVWERENAAKAGIMAALAFAVGLGVEVAGSRTGIPFGDYSYAGAPGPALLGVPLIVPLGWFALTVTATCLSGGRPWLAGLLMLLWDVGLEPLMTAQGYWSWHDPLGVWAGAPLENFVGWWGVGALLAWLFTGLSPRLFGRPTLEWAWALPWFARAFPLGGGPTVSLLPRPAASRVDFRAVYAVETFFLPGGLVLVGRPAEAAVTLAAMLAGLALAGRVTRRDA, encoded by the coding sequence ATGACGGTCTCCTCCACCGTGCTCCGTGCCGGACTGGCGATCCTGGCGCTGGGCGTGGCGTTCGTGGGCGCCCTGCTGGTGATCGCCGGGCACGCGCCGGGCTGGGCGCTGATCGCGCTGGGCCTGCCGCTCTCGGCGCTCGCGGCACTGGCGGGGGACGCGCTGGGCCGGAATTTTGGGTATACGCTTGCGCAGCGGGGCCGCGCGCTGGCCGGGCAGACCGCCCCGTGGATGTGGTTCGTGGCGCTGTACGCGGCGCTGAAGATCCCGGTGCCGCTGTGGCCGGCCCTGTTTCCGGTGCTGGGCCTGGCGAGCACCGGGGCGCTGTTCGTGGCGGCCCTGCTGTTCGTGTGGGAGCGCGAGAACGCCGCGAAGGCCGGCATCATGGCGGCGCTGGCGTTTGCGGTGGGGCTGGGCGTGGAGGTCGCGGGCAGCCGCACCGGGATTCCCTTCGGGGACTACTCGTACGCGGGGGCGCCCGGCCCGGCGCTGCTGGGCGTGCCGCTGATCGTGCCGCTCGGGTGGTTCGCCCTGACCGTGACCGCCACGTGCCTGTCCGGCGGGCGGCCGTGGCTGGCGGGCCTGCTGATGCTGCTGTGGGACGTGGGCCTGGAGCCCCTGATGACCGCGCAGGGGTACTGGTCGTGGCACGATCCGCTGGGCGTGTGGGCCGGCGCGCCGCTGGAGAACTTCGTGGGCTGGTGGGGAGTGGGCGCACTGCTGGCGTGGCTGTTCACGGGGCTGTCGCCCCGGCTGTTCGGGCGCCCGACCCTGGAGTGGGCGTGGGCGCTGCCGTGGTTCGCGCGGGCCTTCCCGCTGGGCGGCGGACCGACCGTGAGCCTGCTGCCGCGCCCGGCGGCGAGCCGCGTGGACTTCCGGGCGGTGTACGCGGTCGAGACCTTCTTCCTGCCGGGCGGCCTGGTGCTGGTCGGCCGCCCCGCCGAGGCCGCCGTGACGCTTGCGGCGATGCTGGCGGGTCTGGCGCTGGCGGGGCGGGTGACGCGCCGTGACGCGTGA
- a CDS encoding phytoene desaturase family protein produces the protein MPDFDVIVMGAGHNALVTAAYAAKAGLKVGVFERRHVVGGAVSTEELVPGYRFDYGGSAHILIRLTPVVRELELTRHGLHYLEVDPMFHASDGETPWFVHRDAARTARELEDLFPGQGEAYTRFLDDWTPFARAVADLFNSAPGPLDMGKMVLSSGKGREWTTQLPRILRPYGDVAREYFTEERVRAPLVWMAAQSGPPPSDPLSAPFLLWHPLYHEGGVARPKGGSGGLTQALKRAVEADGGQVFVNAPVKDILVRDGQAQGIRLENGETYTARAVVSGAHVLTTAGALPDDVVPAAARHVRVGNGFGMVLRLALSERVKYRHHTEPDSRVGLGLLIRNEQQLMKGYGQYLAGEPTADPPLIAMSFSAVDDSLAPPGGEALWLWAQYYPYELSSGSWETRTAEARENILNAFEHYAPGTRDTIVGELVQTPQWLETNLGLHRGNVMHLEMSFDQMFSFRPWMNASGYRWPGVRGLYLTGASTHPGGGIMGASGRNAARILVNDLTRRRWR, from the coding sequence ATGCCGGATTTCGACGTGATCGTGATGGGCGCGGGCCACAACGCGCTGGTGACCGCCGCGTACGCCGCGAAGGCGGGCCTGAAGGTCGGCGTGTTCGAGCGCCGGCACGTGGTCGGCGGGGCGGTGAGCACGGAGGAACTCGTGCCCGGCTACCGGTTCGATTACGGCGGCAGCGCGCACATCCTGATCCGCCTGACGCCGGTGGTGCGCGAACTGGAACTGACCCGCCACGGCCTGCACTATCTGGAGGTCGATCCGATGTTCCACGCGTCGGACGGCGAGACGCCGTGGTTCGTGCACCGAGACGCGGCGCGCACGGCGCGGGAGCTCGAAGACCTGTTTCCCGGCCAGGGCGAGGCATACACGCGCTTTCTGGACGACTGGACACCGTTCGCGCGGGCGGTGGCCGACCTGTTCAACAGCGCGCCGGGGCCGCTGGACATGGGCAAGATGGTCCTGAGCAGCGGTAAGGGCCGCGAGTGGACGACGCAGCTCCCACGCATCCTGCGCCCGTACGGCGACGTGGCGCGCGAGTACTTCACGGAGGAGCGCGTGCGCGCCCCGCTGGTGTGGATGGCGGCCCAGAGCGGTCCCCCGCCCAGCGATCCCCTCAGCGCACCCTTCTTGCTGTGGCACCCGCTGTACCACGAGGGCGGCGTGGCGCGGCCCAAGGGCGGCAGCGGCGGCCTGACGCAGGCCCTGAAACGCGCCGTGGAGGCCGACGGCGGGCAGGTGTTCGTGAACGCCCCGGTGAAGGACATTCTGGTCAGGGACGGCCAGGCACAGGGCATCCGGCTGGAGAACGGCGAGACGTACACGGCGCGAGCAGTCGTGTCCGGCGCGCACGTGCTGACCACGGCGGGCGCGCTGCCGGACGACGTGGTGCCGGCCGCCGCGCGGCACGTGCGGGTCGGGAACGGCTTCGGCATGGTGCTGCGGCTCGCGCTGAGCGAGCGGGTGAAGTACCGCCACCACACCGAACCCGACAGCCGCGTGGGCCTGGGCCTGCTGATCAGGAACGAGCAGCAGCTCATGAAGGGCTACGGGCAGTACCTCGCGGGCGAACCCACGGCCGATCCGCCGCTGATCGCCATGAGCTTCTCGGCCGTGGACGACTCGCTGGCCCCGCCGGGCGGGGAGGCGCTGTGGCTGTGGGCGCAGTACTACCCCTACGAGCTGAGCAGCGGAAGTTGGGAGACCAGAACCGCCGAGGCCCGCGAGAACATCCTGAACGCCTTCGAGCACTACGCGCCGGGCACGCGCGACACCATCGTCGGGGAACTCGTACAGACGCCGCAGTGGCTGGAAACGAACCTCGGTCTGCACCGCGGCAACGTCATGCACCTGGAGATGAGCTTCGACCAGATGTTCTCGTTCCGTCCGTGGATGAACGCCAGCGGCTACCGCTGGCCCGGCGTCAGGGGCCTGTACCTGACCGGCGCGAGCACACACCCCGGCGGCGGCATCATGGGCGCGTCGGGTCGCAACGCCGCGCGGATCCTGGTGAACGACCTGACGCGCCGACGGTGGCGCTAG